In Thermosphaera sp., a genomic segment contains:
- a CDS encoding HesA/MoeB/ThiF family protein, which translates to MEAGRLSLTDEEIERYSRQIPIIGLEGQLKLKRASVLVAGAGGLGSSILYYLVAGGIGRIVVIDEGVVELSNLQRQILYTVDDIGKPKVLVASQRLKKLNPNVEIIPVHARIDENVAEKYVKEVDVVVDALDNWDTRFILDKACWRHGKPFIHGGVGEFYGQVTTLIPGVTPCLRCLFQGIAGKNTKPVIVLPHIPGIVGLLEVNEVFKILLGVGEPMINKIALFNGKTNNLEVVELKKFDCKLCSE; encoded by the coding sequence ATGGAGGCGGGGAGGTTGAGTCTAACCGACGAGGAGATCGAAAGATACAGTAGGCAGATCCCTATAATCGGCTTAGAGGGTCAGTTGAAGCTTAAGAGGGCGAGCGTGCTGGTAGCGGGCGCAGGAGGGCTTGGCTCTTCAATACTGTATTATCTCGTAGCAGGAGGGATAGGCAGGATAGTTGTCATCGATGAAGGAGTAGTAGAGCTCAGCAATCTTCAAAGGCAAATACTCTACACGGTGGATGACATCGGTAAGCCTAAGGTGCTGGTTGCTTCTCAAAGACTGAAAAAATTGAATCCAAATGTGGAGATAATCCCAGTTCATGCTAGAATCGACGAAAACGTGGCCGAGAAATATGTTAAGGAGGTAGATGTTGTCGTAGATGCATTAGACAACTGGGATACAAGGTTCATACTTGATAAGGCTTGCTGGAGGCATGGGAAACCATTTATTCACGGCGGGGTGGGAGAGTTTTACGGCCAGGTGACAACGCTTATTCCAGGCGTGACTCCGTGTTTAAGATGCTTGTTTCAAGGAATAGCCGGCAAGAACACAAAGCCAGTGATAGTTTTACCTCATATCCCTGGAATAGTGGGGTTACTGGAAGTTAATGAAGTATTTAAGATACTGCTCGGAGTAGGGGAACCAATGATTAATAAGATAGCATTATTCAATGGAAAAACAAACAACCTCGAAGTAGTTGAGTTAAAGAAGTTTGATTGCAAACTATGTAGTGAATAG
- a CDS encoding MoaD/ThiS family protein produces the protein MPLTVIISGEKEPRSLNVSRAKVKEILGILGLNSNEHVVLRNNEVLTDEDDVFDGDVLTIFTVKSGG, from the coding sequence ATGCCCCTTACTGTTATAATAAGCGGTGAGAAGGAGCCTCGCAGTTTGAATGTGTCTAGAGCCAAAGTCAAGGAGATCTTAGGGATTCTTGGATTGAACTCTAACGAGCACGTTGTTTTAAGGAACAACGAGGTCTTGACCGATGAAGATGATGTTTTCGACGGGGATGTTTTAACGATCTTCACCGTCAAGTCCGGTGGTTGA
- a CDS encoding GTPase, whose translation MAFKLASWSQLEKMILKGDVVLMVLDARTPVETFSRKLEGIVSRHGKELLIVLNKSDLVPRQVAEEWKEHFEERGYHAVYTAASKHMGTLRLRRAIKHLSKQLPTTALVAGYPKVGKSTIINALKGRHSAPTSPYPGTPGYTKTFQVYKIDDDLYMIDTPGVIPVEGGELERVLRGYSPEQLGDPVKPALKLIEKVISLNKDAFKLAYGISSLNPLEILEQYAAKRGWFYKSTREPLIEEAARAVIRDYHDGKIPFYERPG comes from the coding sequence ATGGCTTTTAAGCTAGCTTCCTGGAGCCAGCTTGAGAAGATGATATTGAAAGGCGACGTCGTATTAATGGTTTTAGACGCCAGGACCCCGGTTGAGACTTTCAGTAGAAAGCTAGAGGGAATTGTGAGCAGACATGGTAAAGAGTTGCTCATAGTCCTCAACAAATCCGACCTAGTGCCGAGGCAAGTAGCGGAGGAGTGGAAGGAGCATTTCGAGGAGCGGGGATATCACGCTGTCTATACTGCTGCGTCGAAGCATATGGGTACGCTGAGGCTTCGCAGAGCTATAAAGCATCTTTCAAAACAGCTCCCAACTACAGCGTTAGTTGCAGGATACCCGAAGGTCGGCAAGTCGACCATAATCAATGCTCTTAAGGGGCGGCACTCCGCTCCGACAAGCCCCTATCCCGGGACCCCGGGATACACCAAGACCTTCCAAGTATACAAGATAGACGACGATCTCTACATGATCGACACGCCCGGCGTTATTCCAGTTGAAGGCGGCGAGCTGGAAAGAGTGCTGAGGGGTTATTCCCCGGAGCAGCTAGGGGATCCCGTTAAGCCAGCTTTAAAGTTAATTGAAAAAGTAATTTCGCTTAACAAGGATGCTTTTAAACTAGCGTATGGTATTTCTTCACTAAACCCCCTTGAGATCCTCGAACAATATGCTGCGAAAAGGGGCTGGTTTTACAAGTCGACTAGGGAGCCATTGATCGAGGAGGCTGCTAGGGCCGTTATAAGGGATTACCATGACGGTAAGATCCCTTTTTATGAGAGACCCGGATAA
- a CDS encoding adenylate kinase family protein: protein MGKAIIIAGVPGTGKSTIASKLAEALKTISIDLSRFAIENNLILSYDEFRRTFIIDEDRVSMKVREVVEGSSNYIVLDTHYPEIIDPGIVEKVVVLRLHPLELEKRLSERGWSREKINENVMAEILGIVSVNAVEAFGEDKVYEVDASGKSVDEVLATVMEIVNNTGKIEPGLRVNWLEEVQPEVLDRFENYGGGVDGF from the coding sequence ATGGGTAAGGCGATCATAATTGCAGGAGTCCCCGGGACCGGTAAGTCGACGATAGCTTCGAAGCTTGCAGAGGCCTTGAAAACAATCTCGATAGATTTGTCGAGGTTTGCAATAGAGAACAACCTTATTCTATCGTACGATGAATTCAGGAGGACATTCATAATAGATGAAGATCGCGTTTCGATGAAAGTCAGAGAGGTGGTCGAAGGCTCGTCCAATTATATAGTATTGGACACTCACTACCCGGAGATAATCGATCCGGGGATCGTGGAAAAGGTTGTTGTTTTAAGGCTCCACCCTCTTGAGCTCGAGAAGAGACTCTCCGAGCGAGGATGGAGTCGGGAGAAGATCAATGAAAACGTAATGGCGGAGATACTGGGGATAGTCTCCGTAAACGCTGTTGAAGCCTTCGGCGAGGATAAGGTATACGAGGTAGATGCTTCCGGAAAGAGTGTCGACGAGGTGTTGGCAACCGTTATGGAGATCGTAAACAACACGGGGAAAATCGAGCCAGGCCTGAGAGTCAACTGGTTGGAGGAGGTTCAGCCCGAGGTCCTTGACAGGTTTGAAAACTACGGGGGAGGGGTTGATGGCTTTTAA
- a CDS encoding radical SAM protein — translation MFIDLMVSDLSQQVVKKPGEISYSLPKLKQGEEVLSVTLSVCPYCYRELPSIIVEREGKVYIRRVCPEHGEIEELYYGDVAFYKKVTSWYEEGRGTRHIYTPVKTLCPFNCGLCPMHKNHTALINMVVTNRCDLSCWYCFFFAEAAGYVYEPSLEQIREMVRNIKKQGVTVAIQLTGGEPLLREDLVDIVKLLREEGVRHIQLNTNGIKFARLYMEDPAKAIEYARTLRSNGVNTVYLSFDGVSPTVNWKNHWEVPYIFEVFRKAGITSVVLVPTVIKGVNTHELGAIVKFAGRNMDIVRAVNFQPVSLTGYMKKHEREKYRITIPEVVKLLEEQTNGEIHSNAWFPVNVSALFSRFIEGFSGEFKFEMSNHPICGVGTYVYVERRGNNIRFTPITDFVDIEGLLDYLRDKWEDLVTGSSRITTGLRLLYSLRKFINQEKAPEGFDLYKLLFNIVVKRSYEALGELHYKLLFIGQMHFMDLYNYDIQRVQRCNIHYSTPDGRLIPFCAFNIFDDIYRDKVQRDYSIPIDEYSAKYNLPKGYLTKKYVRDRRKLESTEIYKLAYDGLLEKK, via the coding sequence ATGTTTATAGACTTAATGGTGAGTGATTTGAGCCAACAAGTAGTGAAGAAGCCGGGCGAGATATCTTACTCTCTGCCGAAGCTTAAACAGGGTGAAGAAGTTCTCTCGGTGACCTTAAGCGTCTGCCCATACTGCTACAGGGAGTTGCCAAGCATAATTGTCGAGAGGGAGGGCAAAGTCTACATAAGGCGCGTCTGCCCTGAGCACGGGGAGATCGAGGAGCTATACTATGGTGACGTCGCATTCTATAAGAAGGTGACAAGCTGGTATGAAGAGGGGCGTGGAACACGCCACATATATACTCCCGTCAAAACTCTCTGTCCATTCAACTGTGGACTGTGCCCCATGCACAAAAACCACACAGCCCTGATCAACATGGTTGTGACAAACAGGTGTGACCTGAGCTGCTGGTACTGCTTCTTCTTCGCCGAAGCAGCAGGCTACGTTTACGAGCCTAGTCTCGAGCAGATTAGAGAAATGGTTCGCAACATTAAGAAGCAGGGCGTGACTGTAGCCATACAGTTAACAGGGGGCGAACCGCTACTCAGGGAAGACTTAGTCGATATTGTGAAGCTACTTCGAGAAGAAGGCGTTAGGCATATTCAGCTTAACACGAACGGAATAAAGTTCGCCAGGCTCTACATGGAGGACCCTGCTAAGGCTATAGAGTATGCTAGAACCTTGAGAAGCAATGGCGTAAACACCGTATACTTGAGCTTCGACGGCGTGTCCCCCACGGTTAACTGGAAGAACCACTGGGAGGTCCCATATATTTTCGAAGTATTCAGGAAGGCTGGGATAACGAGCGTTGTCCTGGTCCCAACAGTCATAAAAGGCGTTAATACTCACGAACTAGGCGCCATAGTAAAGTTCGCCGGAAGAAACATGGACATCGTTCGCGCAGTGAACTTCCAGCCAGTGAGCTTGACAGGCTACATGAAGAAGCATGAGAGAGAAAAATACCGCATCACTATTCCTGAAGTCGTGAAACTATTGGAGGAGCAAACCAATGGAGAGATACATTCCAACGCCTGGTTCCCCGTCAACGTGAGCGCCTTATTCTCTAGGTTCATCGAAGGGTTCAGCGGAGAATTCAAGTTTGAAATGAGCAACCACCCAATATGTGGTGTTGGGACTTACGTGTACGTGGAGAGAAGGGGGAACAATATTCGATTCACTCCGATAACGGATTTCGTAGATATCGAGGGATTGCTCGATTACTTGAGAGATAAGTGGGAAGACCTTGTAACCGGCTCTAGCAGAATAACAACGGGTCTACGCCTCCTCTACAGCCTAAGGAAGTTCATAAACCAGGAGAAGGCTCCGGAAGGCTTCGACCTCTACAAGCTACTATTCAATATAGTGGTAAAGAGGAGCTACGAGGCCCTAGGAGAATTACACTACAAGCTACTATTCATTGGGCAAATGCACTTCATGGACCTGTACAACTACGATATTCAAAGAGTTCAAAGATGCAACATTCACTATTCTACTCCAGACGGCAGGTTGATTCCTTTCTGCGCGTTCAACATATTCGATGACATATATAGGGACAAAGTACAGAGAGATTACAGCATCCCCATCGACGAGTACTCTGCCAAATACAATCTTCCAAAGGGTTACTTAACGAAAAAGTATGTTAGGGATAGGAGAAAACTGGAGTCAACCGAGATTTATAAGCTCGCCTATGATGGATTGTTGGAGAAAAAATAG
- a CDS encoding amino acid carrier protein: protein MDIVSIIDYIDGLVWGLPAIIILAGTGLAIGILGGFYQIRKFGTAVKTMLYKGAGGRGEVKPFAIWATVMGATVGVGNIAGVSTALHLGGAGALFWMWVCAILGMGLKGVEATLGVWSRRVTPDGRIEGGTPYYIRLVPVIGPVLAVLFAVFTFIAAFGIGNMVQANNVALGAEYVGKLFGYETEDQIFQLRLIVGILIVIFTALVVLGGLKRIAEVANYMIPFMAAWYIIFGVGVWIKFGGNFLTGISEIFKYAFTPQAAAGGLSGWVVYSAIRYGFARGLFSNEAGLGSAPNAYAFMTVDHPGRVAFYGVFEVFMDTIVICSITGIANIVARTYIDRPDLSGAALAMETFYRAYGSYAPIILGIALALFAYTTLLTWEWYGEINWVYFWVRTLRLPEKPLRYIWRILWIIPIIPAAIYGEYFETFWNFSDMANGLMAIPNLIAVAYFSPLALKLIKDFYSRHRYETGEAKK, encoded by the coding sequence TTGGATATAGTCTCAATTATTGACTACATAGATGGGCTAGTGTGGGGTCTACCCGCGATTATTATCCTGGCTGGAACGGGATTGGCAATAGGAATACTGGGAGGATTCTACCAGATTCGGAAATTTGGAACGGCAGTGAAAACAATGCTGTATAAGGGGGCGGGTGGAAGAGGCGAAGTCAAACCCTTCGCCATCTGGGCCACTGTAATGGGTGCAACAGTCGGAGTAGGCAACATAGCGGGTGTCTCAACAGCCTTACACCTGGGCGGTGCTGGAGCTCTGTTCTGGATGTGGGTGTGCGCGATCCTGGGTATGGGCTTGAAGGGTGTGGAGGCAACTCTTGGTGTTTGGTCTAGAAGAGTTACGCCCGATGGAAGAATTGAGGGAGGCACACCTTATTATATCCGACTCGTACCTGTGATCGGCCCTGTTCTCGCAGTATTATTCGCCGTCTTCACCTTCATTGCGGCCTTTGGAATTGGAAACATGGTTCAAGCCAACAATGTTGCTCTTGGAGCAGAGTATGTGGGTAAATTATTCGGGTATGAAACTGAAGATCAAATATTCCAGCTGAGGCTGATAGTAGGAATATTGATAGTCATCTTCACAGCGTTGGTTGTCCTGGGCGGCCTGAAGAGAATAGCTGAAGTAGCTAACTACATGATCCCCTTTATGGCGGCTTGGTACATTATCTTCGGAGTAGGCGTCTGGATCAAGTTTGGCGGGAACTTCTTAACCGGTATCTCCGAGATCTTTAAATACGCGTTCACTCCTCAAGCAGCGGCAGGCGGATTATCTGGATGGGTTGTGTACTCTGCTATAAGGTATGGATTCGCAAGAGGATTGTTCTCAAACGAGGCTGGACTGGGAAGCGCTCCCAACGCTTACGCTTTCATGACTGTTGATCACCCTGGTAGAGTCGCTTTCTACGGGGTTTTCGAGGTATTCATGGACACTATCGTAATATGCTCTATTACAGGTATTGCCAACATTGTGGCGAGAACATACATTGACAGGCCAGACTTAAGCGGCGCGGCACTAGCCATGGAGACCTTCTATAGGGCTTACGGTAGTTATGCTCCCATAATCCTTGGAATAGCCCTCGCGCTCTTCGCCTATACTACGCTCCTAACGTGGGAGTGGTATGGAGAGATCAACTGGGTGTACTTCTGGGTTAGAACCCTAAGGCTTCCCGAGAAACCGTTGAGATATATATGGAGGATTCTGTGGATAATACCTATTATTCCAGCTGCTATTTACGGCGAGTACTTTGAGACCTTCTGGAACTTCTCCGATATGGCTAACGGGTTAATGGCTATTCCCAACTTGATAGCAGTTGCCTACTTCTCGCCATTGGCTTTAAAGTTGATCAAGGATTTCTACTCGAGACATAGGTATGAGACAGGCGAGGCTAAAAAGTAG
- a CDS encoding aspartate aminotransferase family protein: MDNSLKIPSAKKLDKSIPVVEKYKKYVSQSQAFKYFPIAVARAKNARIWDADGNEYIDFLASAASYNIGHSNEEVVKAVKDHLDRFIHYCLYLYHEPVAEFSELLVNITPWSYDKKVIIGLSGGDANDTALKAALAYTRRPRIASFTYSYHGTTALDIAVGGSFDPELRSVIPFHNVYFLEFPDTYRCVNNIDDPEQCGEEYLSMAESFFKRYAGESFAALIIEPIQGDGGVLVPPENFMRGIRKITEEHGIVLIDDEVQTGMGRTGRLFAIEHFNVEPDLVVLGKALGGGMPVSAVVGRREIVESAPPQSFFATSAAHASSVAGAIAAVKYVLRNKLDEAAREKGKYLLKRLNELKDRYEVVGDVRGLGLMLGVDIVKDKKSKQPDRTLSLKIIWRAWEKGLIMMTYGKYGNVLRIAPPLTIPYEDLDRAVEIIDESIKEALEGKVPDEVVNYMTAWK; the protein is encoded by the coding sequence ATGGATAATTCGCTCAAAATCCCTTCTGCAAAGAAACTAGATAAGAGTATTCCCGTTGTCGAAAAATACAAGAAGTATGTCTCACAAAGTCAGGCATTCAAATATTTCCCAATCGCCGTTGCGAGAGCTAAGAATGCGAGAATATGGGATGCTGATGGAAACGAGTACATAGACTTCCTAGCTAGCGCCGCATCGTATAATATCGGGCATTCCAATGAGGAAGTGGTAAAAGCCGTTAAAGACCACTTAGACAGGTTCATCCACTACTGCTTGTACTTGTATCACGAACCTGTTGCAGAGTTCTCAGAACTCTTGGTCAACATAACCCCTTGGAGCTACGACAAGAAGGTAATAATAGGGTTGAGCGGGGGAGACGCTAATGACACGGCTTTGAAAGCGGCCCTAGCATATACTCGGAGACCGAGGATAGCCTCGTTCACATACTCATACCATGGGACTACAGCCCTCGACATAGCAGTGGGGGGTTCTTTCGACCCTGAGCTGAGGAGCGTTATACCCTTCCACAACGTCTACTTCCTCGAGTTCCCGGATACGTATAGGTGTGTCAACAATATAGATGACCCCGAACAATGCGGCGAGGAATACCTATCCATGGCTGAATCGTTCTTCAAGAGATACGCTGGCGAATCCTTCGCCGCACTAATAATAGAACCCATCCAAGGGGATGGGGGAGTCCTCGTACCGCCTGAAAACTTCATGAGGGGGATTAGAAAGATAACCGAGGAGCACGGGATAGTGTTGATAGATGATGAAGTCCAAACCGGTATGGGTAGGACTGGTAGGTTGTTTGCAATAGAACACTTCAATGTTGAACCCGACCTGGTGGTCCTCGGAAAAGCCCTCGGGGGCGGGATGCCTGTTTCAGCGGTAGTGGGGAGGAGGGAGATTGTCGAGTCGGCTCCCCCGCAATCATTCTTCGCCACCTCGGCTGCTCACGCGTCGTCTGTCGCAGGAGCAATCGCGGCTGTTAAATACGTGTTGAGAAACAAACTAGATGAAGCAGCGAGAGAGAAAGGCAAGTACCTTTTGAAGAGATTGAACGAGCTCAAGGATAGATACGAGGTAGTGGGGGACGTCAGAGGATTAGGCCTCATGCTAGGAGTAGACATTGTAAAGGATAAAAAGTCGAAACAACCCGACAGGACGCTGTCTCTGAAAATAATCTGGAGGGCTTGGGAGAAGGGACTCATAATGATGACTTATGGGAAGTATGGCAATGTATTGAGGATCGCCCCACCGCTCACGATTCCATATGAAGACCTAGATAGAGCCGTTGAGATAATCGACGAATCAATCAAGGAAGCATTAGAAGGCAAGGTACCCGATGAAGTAGTAAACTACATGACAGCGTGGAAGTAG
- a CDS encoding phosphoenolpyruvate carboxykinase (GTP), with protein MLKEPRDKCVESISVLKKYASSVEIEKLARIKNCELLDWIKQVAEHLNPSSIFVNTGSREDLDYIRRRAVENGEEYVSRYNSLHTVHFDGIKDLARDRGNTKIMTSRGVQIPLVNSGDREELRNEVWQIYRDIMRSKEMYIGFYCFGPRGSPFTLLGVQVTDSAYVIHSENILYRVCYEEFTRSDSIEYMRFLHSSGERDENGWSKNVSKRRIYIDPEEMITYSVNTQYAGNTVGLKKLSLRLCVYKGFKEGWLCEHMFIIGMKGGGDKVAYFTGAFPAGCGKTSTALMSDLVVGDDLAIIRNVNGEARAINPEIGMFGIIDGVNPVDDKEIYEILTSRETEVIFANVLYTEDGDVWWNGKSEEPRPGINYAGKWRPGIRDENGKEIPPSHPNARFTTSIFYLSRVDPRINDPMGVPVSGMIFGGRDSDTLPPVEEAFNWVHGIVTKGASLESERTTAVLGQSGVREFNPYAILDFLSISPGQFTELHFRFAEGLSRQPRIYGVNYFLRDKDGRFLTEKVDKKVWLRWMEKRVHNELDALETPTGYVPLYNDLVELFRKELNKEFSEHLYEKLFSVRVSKLLEKIERIWVTYSEIPDTPKLFFDVLREEKGRLVKARDKYGDPVSPFKLDRA; from the coding sequence ATGCTTAAAGAACCTCGTGACAAATGCGTCGAATCTATCAGCGTCCTTAAGAAATATGCAAGTAGTGTTGAAATCGAGAAGCTGGCAAGGATAAAGAATTGTGAACTACTAGATTGGATCAAGCAGGTAGCAGAACACTTGAATCCCTCCTCGATATTTGTCAATACTGGTTCAAGAGAAGACCTCGATTATATTCGTAGAAGAGCCGTTGAAAACGGAGAGGAGTATGTGTCACGCTACAACTCCTTGCACACGGTTCACTTCGACGGCATTAAGGACTTGGCCAGGGATAGAGGAAACACGAAGATCATGACTAGCAGAGGGGTTCAAATACCTTTGGTTAACAGTGGTGATCGAGAGGAGTTGAGAAACGAGGTATGGCAAATCTATCGGGATATAATGAGAAGCAAGGAGATGTACATAGGCTTTTACTGTTTTGGACCAAGGGGTTCCCCATTCACCCTACTAGGAGTCCAGGTCACTGACTCGGCCTACGTGATTCACAGCGAGAACATCCTCTACAGGGTTTGCTATGAGGAGTTCACACGCTCGGATAGTATCGAGTACATGAGGTTTCTCCACAGTTCCGGCGAGAGAGACGAGAACGGGTGGAGCAAGAACGTTTCTAAGAGGAGGATATACATTGATCCGGAGGAGATGATTACATACAGCGTCAACACTCAGTACGCGGGCAACACGGTTGGGTTGAAGAAGCTCTCGCTGAGGCTGTGCGTGTATAAGGGATTTAAGGAGGGGTGGCTGTGCGAGCACATGTTCATCATTGGAATGAAGGGCGGCGGCGACAAGGTAGCTTATTTCACGGGGGCTTTTCCAGCTGGCTGTGGTAAAACCTCTACTGCTTTAATGTCGGATCTCGTGGTTGGCGACGACTTAGCAATCATAAGGAACGTGAACGGCGAGGCCAGGGCCATTAACCCGGAGATAGGCATGTTCGGAATCATCGATGGTGTTAACCCCGTTGACGATAAAGAGATTTACGAAATACTGACCTCGAGGGAAACGGAGGTAATCTTCGCCAACGTCTTATACACTGAAGACGGCGATGTATGGTGGAACGGTAAGAGTGAAGAACCAAGGCCAGGGATAAACTACGCGGGAAAATGGCGGCCGGGGATTAGGGATGAGAACGGGAAGGAGATTCCCCCGTCTCATCCGAACGCAAGGTTCACAACGAGCATCTTCTACCTCAGTAGAGTAGACCCCAGAATAAATGATCCCATGGGAGTCCCGGTCTCAGGGATGATTTTCGGGGGGAGAGACTCGGACACGTTGCCTCCCGTCGAGGAGGCTTTCAACTGGGTTCACGGAATCGTGACTAAGGGGGCTTCACTCGAATCTGAGAGAACCACGGCAGTGCTGGGGCAGTCAGGTGTTAGGGAGTTCAACCCTTACGCCATCCTAGACTTCCTCTCGATATCTCCGGGTCAGTTCACCGAGCTCCACTTTAGATTCGCGGAGGGGCTTTCAAGACAGCCAAGGATTTACGGGGTAAACTACTTCCTAAGGGACAAGGATGGCCGATTCTTAACGGAAAAAGTCGATAAAAAAGTCTGGTTACGCTGGATGGAGAAAAGGGTTCACAACGAACTCGACGCACTGGAGACCCCCACAGGGTATGTTCCACTCTACAATGACCTTGTTGAGCTGTTTAGAAAGGAGTTGAACAAGGAGTTCAGCGAGCACTTGTATGAGAAACTATTCAGCGTGAGAGTGAGCAAGCTCTTGGAGAAGATAGAGAGAATATGGGTCACTTACTCTGAAATCCCAGATACCCCGAAGTTATTCTTTGACGTGCTGAGGGAGGAGAAGGGAAGGCTGGTAAAGGCGAGGGATAAGTACGGAGACCCTGTTAGCCCATTCAAGCTTGACAGAGCATAG
- a CDS encoding DUF99 family protein, whose product MKSEGFDDGFFPAWFKGGRGATVVAGVELEENLLTRVGYGRVVVDGRESSRIIINISKMMAGELVFLDGVTYSGFDVVDPDWIFQETGKPVIVVQHYPLDLNRIKGALLKHFPDGGERFEVIKRVASSMSYVDTPWKPVQIYHVGLSFDKAVEAYKKACIYSPIPEPLRVADMLASSISKLVHQQRSLFLITG is encoded by the coding sequence ATGAAGTCGGAAGGATTTGACGACGGGTTTTTCCCGGCATGGTTCAAAGGAGGCAGGGGGGCAACGGTAGTAGCAGGCGTCGAGCTCGAGGAGAACCTTCTAACCAGGGTAGGCTACGGGAGGGTCGTGGTCGACGGCAGGGAGAGTTCACGCATCATCATTAACATATCCAAGATGATGGCGGGAGAACTGGTCTTCCTTGATGGAGTGACGTACTCTGGGTTCGACGTAGTGGATCCTGACTGGATTTTCCAAGAGACTGGTAAACCAGTCATAGTGGTGCAGCACTATCCCTTGGACCTTAACAGGATAAAGGGGGCGTTGCTCAAGCATTTTCCCGACGGCGGCGAGAGGTTTGAAGTAATTAAGAGGGTTGCATCATCAATGAGTTACGTCGACACGCCGTGGAAGCCTGTTCAAATATATCACGTGGGATTGTCCTTTGACAAGGCAGTTGAGGCTTACAAGAAGGCATGTATTTACAGCCCCATACCCGAGCCCTTGAGAGTCGCCGACATGCTCGCCTCTAGCATATCCAAACTAGTTCACCAACAGAGGAGTTTGTTTTTAATAACTGGTTGA
- a CDS encoding orc1/cdc6 family replication initiation protein yields MSDIIDELIKKRGVASKIFRDREVLHPDYVPDHLPHREEEIKRLAEHLIVVSQGVRPSNVLIYGLTGTGKTAVAKYVVKKIVEKSASLGAKLNYAYVNTRKVDTTYRVIAGIASSMGLRIPHTGLAVSEVYRRYVNALENWGGLHVVILDEIDYYVRREGDDLLYKLVRINEELSSSKVVLIGITNDINFVENLDPRVRSSLGEVEMVFPPYNAEQLYTILKQRADKAFVPGAITDGVISYCSALAAREHGDARRALELLRVAGEIAERENASEVTVEHVKKASIEIEEGRVYQTVTVLPLHQKLVLKVIVDIVKEKGSATTGEVYLAYMNKVRELGFEPLTQRRVSEIISQLDMMGLIVAEVVNRGRHGVTKIIKVKPDIIKNIEDALKDSG; encoded by the coding sequence ATGAGCGACATTATTGATGAATTGATTAAGAAGAGAGGAGTTGCCTCGAAAATATTTCGCGATAGAGAAGTATTACACCCGGACTACGTCCCCGACCACCTCCCCCACAGGGAGGAAGAGATTAAGAGGCTTGCCGAACACTTGATAGTTGTATCGCAAGGCGTGAGGCCAAGCAACGTCTTAATCTACGGGTTAACGGGTACTGGTAAGACGGCCGTAGCCAAGTATGTCGTTAAAAAGATTGTTGAGAAATCCGCATCGCTTGGGGCTAAGCTTAACTATGCTTACGTCAATACCCGGAAAGTTGACACAACTTACAGAGTTATAGCTGGAATAGCTTCGAGCATGGGCCTCAGGATCCCTCATACTGGGCTAGCTGTCAGCGAGGTTTACAGGAGATACGTTAACGCCTTGGAGAACTGGGGCGGGCTCCACGTAGTGATCCTGGACGAGATAGACTATTATGTTAGAAGGGAGGGTGATGACCTGCTCTACAAGCTCGTTAGAATCAACGAGGAGTTGTCGAGCTCTAAAGTAGTCCTAATAGGGATCACCAACGATATCAATTTCGTAGAGAATCTCGACCCGAGGGTCAGGTCCAGCCTCGGCGAGGTGGAAATGGTATTTCCACCCTACAATGCCGAGCAACTATACACTATCTTGAAGCAGAGGGCTGATAAGGCGTTCGTGCCGGGAGCCATAACGGATGGCGTTATCTCGTACTGCTCCGCTCTGGCCGCGAGAGAGCATGGAGATGCTAGGAGAGCATTAGAGCTCTTAAGGGTTGCAGGGGAGATTGCTGAGAGGGAGAACGCGAGCGAGGTGACTGTAGAGCACGTGAAGAAAGCCTCCATTGAAATAGAGGAAGGCAGAGTCTACCAAACGGTGACAGTTCTACCTCTCCACCAGAAGCTCGTCTTAAAGGTGATAGTGGACATTGTGAAGGAGAAGGGTTCGGCGACAACGGGCGAGGTATATCTTGCCTATATGAACAAGGTAAGGGAGCTTGGCTTCGAACCCCTGACTCAGCGGAGGGTGAGCGAAATCATATCACAATTAGACATGATGGGGCTTATTGTTGCTGAAGTGGTTAACAGGGGTAGGCACGGGGTCACTAAGATAATTAAGGTTAAACCTGACATAATCAAGAACATTGAGGACGCGTTGAAGGATTCGGGATGA